GGAATGAAAGCCAGCTATTTTTCTGCTCAGGCGTTGGCTTGGCTGGGGGCTGCGGCCAATCCACTGGCAACCGGTGTGATCCTGACTACGTTACCGCACTGGTCACTGTTCATCATTCTGATCGTCGGAATTGTGCTGGCTTGGCTATCGATGCTGCGAGGTATGCAGGTAACACCTTGGAACCGTGCATAACAAACCCACGGATAGACATCAGCCGTGTAGAACATGACGGTCAATAATGTGCATTTCTAAATATCACAGGCTATCGCTATAATAGCCGTAGAATAATCAGTCACCGTCAGTCAATAGCAGAGCGTATGAGTAAGAAACCACAGCCGCAGAAAACCGGACAAATACGAATCATCGGAGGCCAATGGCGAGGCAGAAAGCTTCCTGTGCCTGATAGTCCTGGGTTACGCCCTACGACCGATCGGGTGCGTGAAACGCTGTTTAACTGGCTGGCTCCAGTATTGGATGAAGCTCGATGCCTTGACTGTTTTGCCGGCAGCGGCGCATTAGGGTTTGAGGCACTCTCCCGTTATGCGGGAAAAACGGTGCTGCTGGAGTCGGAAAGATCGATTGCCCAACAGTTACAACAAAACCTGCAACGGCTGAATTCCGATAAAGGTCAGGTGATCCATACCAATGCCCTTCAGTGGCTGGCTCAGGCCGGTACGCCGTTTGACGTGGTGTTTCTCGACCCGCCCTTCCGCCGTAACTTACTGACTGAAACCTTCACGCTACTGGAACAACAGGGCTGGCTGGCTAACGAAGCTTGGATTTATGTAGAAGCTGAAACAGAACATGCCGTTAGCGATGCTCCGGCTAACTGGCATCTGCATCGTGAAAAAACGGCCGGACAGGTAGCTTATCGGCTGTATGTTCGACGAGCTCCCTTTCTCCATGAACCGCAGGAAATGAATAATGATTAAACAACTATTTATCAATCTGGGCCGCCTGCTAATGCTTGGGGTCTGGGGAATCCTGCTGTTAAACCTGTTTCAGCCGTTCCCCAGCCCGCTGAAATACTTTATGCACGTGGCGATGGTATTTATGTTCTTTATGCACGGGTTACAGTTGATGATGCTCAAATCTACGCTGCCTAAAGACGGCCCTAAGCTCACGGCCTCGCAAGAATTTACTATTTTCGTCTTTGGTGTATTTGAATTGCTGGCATGGCAGCAGAAGAACGACAAGAAGTAGTTTCTGATGTCCCCAGCGTCCACCATTTCAATGTGAGAGGCCGGGGAAAGCCATCACATGATTATTTCCGTTACTCATTCCGCGGGCAATCTCTGGGCGCGTTATCGGAAAAAGTCATCAACACAATCGTTCCATTCATGGCCTAAAACTGACCATTCACCACTAGCCGCTGGCGGAAAACCACTCCGGCAGTACCCCTGTTTACCATCGAAATCAAATACCGCATGCGGATAGCCATTTATCAGCAAAACACATTTTCGGCTATCTTCTGACCATCCGATTTTAACCTCAGAAGGAATATGACCATCAGATACATCTGACGCATTATAAATATGCACCGCATCTTTAATTGGATTACCTTCCAAAGACTCATCAAGTGCATAAAAATAGCCAGTCCCACCGTCATCTTCGAACACCGTCACGAATGTCCCGTCAGGCGATCGACTTTCAATCACCTGAGCCTCTCCGATGATTAGTTGAGCCTGCATCGTCACTAAAACTGTCATATATTATCTCGTAAAAAATTAGCCATATGCGTTTACCAAAAACAGTAAAAGAACTATTCGCTAACCTTACGGATCAAATAGCGATACGGCAGTTCATCCGTAGAAGATTCCAGCAGTTCATGGTCCATAAACCGACAAAAACCGGGAATATCACGCGTCGTCGCAGGATCATCAGCCACAATCAGCAGCGTTTGACCGGCATCCATATGACGAACGGCTTTACGCACCATCATCACAGGCTCAGGACAACGCAATCCTAACGCATCAAGGGTTTTATCAGGATTATCAAATAAATCAGTCATTAAGTTCTCAAGTCACTTTATCAATACCACCAATAACGTGGCTAGTTTAATACGATAAGCCCCCAGTGCAAATCCACTGAGTAAAAATCTGTTACCTTCCTGCAAAGGTATAAGCCATGAGATAAGCAACAAAACTGACGAAAGCCAATCGAAAGAAGAGATTTACAGGCTGGCAGATGAGTTTTATCCACATCACCATTGCATTCCCCTCTCAACTGAGTATCATCTCCACCTCGCAATAAACCGCGTATAATTTATTCACTATTTCATTTAATGCATAGGTTGGGTTCCCTTACCCCAACAGAGTGTTGATACTCATTTAAAAAGGCTACTATCATGTTTAATTTTTCTCCGCAGCAGCGGCTAAAAGCGCTGTTCTGGCTATCGTTCTTCCATATTTTGATTATTGCCTCCAGCAATTATCTGGTTCAATTACCGATTAATATTTTCGGTTTTCATACCACTTGGGGCGCATTTACTTTCCCGTTCATCTTTCTGACCACCGACCTCACCGTCAGGGTATTCGGCGCGCCATTGGCACGCAAAATTATTCTGGTGGTCATGATACCGGCACTGGCCATCTCTTATCTGTTATCTACCCTATTTTATGATGGTACATGGCAGGGCTATCACGCGATTTACAGCTTTAATCTGGTGGTTGCCAGAATTGCCATCGCCAGCTTTATGGCCTACGTACTGGGGCAGATTCTGGATATCTATGTATTTAACCGCCTGCGCCAGCTAAAAACGTGGTGGATCGCTCCCAGTATCTCTGCCGTTTTCGGCAACCTGAGTGATACCATCGCCTTCTTCTCTATCGCATTTTATAAGAGCAGTAACACCTTTATGGCCGAGAACTGGGTGGAAATTGCGCTGGTGGATTACGCCTTTAAACTGATTATCTGTGCGCTGTTCTTCTTGCCAATGTACGGCCTTCTTTTGAATGTGCTGCTAAAGCGATTGGTTCAAGTAAATACCCCACCGCAACTCCAACACGGCTAAGTGCAGGATAAAATTTGGCGGAAAAGCGGTAGAAATGATATTTTTAGGTCCTGTTAACTAAATCTGGAAAGCATTTGCTTATCAATGTTAAGGAAGTACCATGCAAAAGTTAGTCAAAATTGTAGGAGTCTGTTTGTTTGCCGCCAGCCTTATGGCTTGTGATGGTAGTAAAGATCAACCGGCAGCAACCGGAAGTGGTACTTCAGCAGAACAAATCGACGAGGCCAGCGTATTAGGTGGTAAGGTCAGCTTCACCGTTCCAGATGGCCTGCAAGATCAGAGCGGTAAGAATACTTCCCAAATGACCAATATGGCGGTATATGCCGATAATGCCGCCCAGAAAATGCTGATTATTATCAGCAGTTCAATGCCGGATGACGTCTTGGAAAATTTGATGACTCGCATGGAAGCACAGCAGAAAATGCGTGATGCCGATCTGGCCATCGTCAAAAAAGAAGAAGTTACTGTTGATGGTCAAAAGCTTCAGCGTCTTGATACCGTTATTCGTATCGACGGCAAGAAAAACTACTCATCCACCCTACTGGGTCAGATTGATAAGCAACTGTTGACCATGCAGCTCACCTATCCGATCGAGCAGCAAGCAGATGCTGAGAAAGCGATGAACCAGTTCATCAGTTCACTGAAAATCAAACCATAATATTGCCCATTTCAGCGCAATAAAAAAGGGGCAGCCCATCGGCAGCCCCTGATAACAACGCCATCTCTACAATGTCCCGTCATCGAATAACGCAATTATATTGAAACTACTGACAACGAATAAATCAGCCCCTGCGAATATTCCAACCGTAAAAACAGTGTGCTTGCTCCAATCAGCTACGGAACGCGCTGTGCCATTTTAAGGTACCGAACTATCAAACTTTGTCATCAATCTGATTATATTCGTCATTTATTCTGCTAATGCCTGAGCCAGTAGGGTTATCGGATGCTCGCACTTCTTACTGGTGGACATCTCGATTTGCCACTTACAGGTTTCACAATCGGACACTACAAAATCAACGCCGCTTTCCTCAATTTGGCGAAACAGCGATGCGCCAATCCCTTGCGATGTTTCATAGTTCTCTTTCTTAAAACCATAAGTCCCGGCGATACCACAGCACTGAGATTCCAACACAATTAATTCAACCCCAGGAATTCGCGCCAACAGCGACAGGGTATATGCCGTCCATCCCATTTTCTCCATATGACACGGCGTATGATAGGCAATACGCATCGGAGTATGTTTCAACTTAAGCGCTCGCCCTTCAGACAACAGGCGATAGAGATAACGTGTCGCTAATTCAACCTGTTCACGCACCGGAGAGGTATCAACCCCTAATAAATGCGGATATTCATCCCGCAGCGTAAAAGTACAGGTGGAGGAGGTGGCTACCACGGGAATCCCCTTACCGATCACCGCATCAACTAACGACTCAGCATTCACCTTAGCCTGCTTTTTAGCCTGATTGATAAATCCATTGGCAATCAGCGGAACACCACAGCACTTCTCTCTTTTCAACAATTGCACACCAATGCTCATGGCGTTAAACACCCGTACCAGATCTTTCCCCAACTGCGGATGGTTATAATTAACGAAACAGCCGTGGAAAAAGGCAATCTGCTCATCAAACTTCTGCTGCTCTGCCGCCTGTTTGCGGTACCAGTGACGAAAAGTACCAAAAGAGTACTTCGGTAACTGGCGACGATGGTCAATTTTTAGTGCACTATCCAACAGTTGCTTAACCGGTTTCAAACCCACGGTCGCATTGACGATGGGAGCAAAAGGGGTGGAAAGGGTACCCATCAAATCCGTATTACTGAGAATGGCATCACGCAGCTTGAACTTAGGCCTGCTGTAATTAATCCGCGCTCGCTGGATAATATCGCCAATCTTCACATCTGACGGACAGGCAACCTCACAGCGTTTACAGTTGGTACAGTATTTCAAGGCTTCATCAAACAACGAAGGATCTTTTAAGCGTAAGCGCTCACCGTCTGGCCCGGCCTGCTTCGGCCCCGGATAGTCAGGATTCACTTTTGCCACCGGGCAATAGGTAGTACAAGCGGTACATTTAATACAGTTCTCAAAACTGTTATCCGTTGTCAGGCTCATGCTGCCACCTCCGACAGGGCAAGGATCTGTTCTGCGGCATATTGTGCCGTCACTAGAGAAACGCCTGCTCCACAGCCTTGCGATATCGGATCATACCCCCCAATACCGCACCGATAATATAGAGATTATTTAGAGTCTGACCCGCTACCGTGCCGCGCAGTTGGCTATCGGTTTTGACACCAAAGCGCAAATAGGGCTGAGGGGAAAATAGACTTTCCTGCGTCCAATCGGCGCGCTGTGCGGCATCATAAACATCCAAGCCAAATACCGGCTCATAAATACGATCAAACTCGGCAATTAAACCGTTACTAAAAAAACTTCCGCTGGCTAATACCACCTGCTGGGCAACCACCGGAATATCCGTATGATTACGGGTATAAATACGCGTCACTCGTTGCCCTTCTGTTTCGGCACGCAGCACCGCATCACCCGGCATAAACTGACCACCCAACCGTTGAAAACGGCGGCGTAACGCCAGATGCATACGCATACCCAGTAATGAAGGCGGCAGCGTGGGTACCAGCATAATTGGTTTGCCTACTCTCTGGCGTAGCAGGGTGATCGCATCCTGATTCTCCAAGCCAATACAAGCCGGCAGAATCAGCGCTTCCGCATCATTCGACAAACGAATCAGCTCTTCCGCCAGTAATTCCGTGTTTTCCGGCAAATCGAGCACTCTCGCAATATTAATCGCGCGGAACTCGCTGGGGTTGTTACGTAAGCGATCCAATGCCGGAACGTGCAGGTAATCCGTTGTAACCTCAATACCTTTATCACTCAAAGAACCTGCGGCCAGCTGAGGTTGGAAATCCAGAAAACCCTCAATACCCACAATGGCGATCTTTTTCCACGGCAATGGCTGTTCTAGTGGGGCAACCGGTACTTCTGTAGGACTTAGCCAAGTCGCGCGCAGCGTACCTAACGGAGTAACGCGCAGGTGGTTCTGTTCGATATCGCCGTGAAACTGCAAGCCGCAATCCGTCAGTAAACGCCGGGCTTTCGCAACCATTTTGCTGACAGATTCCGCGCCTAACAGAGAATAGGGATGTTCCGGCGCTCTTACCGCCAGTTCGGCCAACTCAGCCAATGGATGGCTAATCATTGAACCATCCGCCCGATAGCTAAGAAAATCCAGAGAACCGGAGGAAAAATGCATCGCACTCTGCCCAGCACTGATAATCGCACAGCGCTTGCCCTGCTCTGCCAATCGGATACCGCAAGTTAATCCCGCTAGGCCGCCACCAATAATTGCCACATCAAATTTCATCATTCTTCTCCACCCCGGACGGAGCATCCAAACCACACAGCCCCATGTAAACCCAGTTGGTAAATTCGCTTTCGCGCAACGCATCTCCCCATGCAATCGGCCTGACACCTTTCCACCGTTCGTTCAGGAACGTCGATAATTGCGTCAACGACTGCTGAGGAGAAGAGACATTAAAACGGCTCAACAGTCCGGCAGCCCGACAGGCGCATAGCTCCCCTTGGCAGGTTCCCATTCCCACGCGAGTACGACGACGTAGGTCAATCAGATTGTTTACCGTGAGCGAGTCCACCGCATAGCGCACCTCTCCCGCCGTCACCGCTTCACATTCACACACCAAACTATTATCTAAGCGACCGTTAGCGATAAGTTGAGTCGCCCGATCGCCGTGGCGATAAACGGCAGAGCCGCGAATGGTTGAGGGTAAAGAGATCACTTTACGTAGCGTTTCTTCAGCAGAATGACGGGAACCCGGCAGCGCCTCTTCGGCAGTGGTACATTTGGCGCTGAGCCCTAACTTTTCACAGACTTTATCTGTCGCCCATTCCGCCATCAGACGATAGGTCATCAGCTTACCGCCGGTAATGGTAATAAAGCCTTCCATACCATCGCGTACTGCGTGATCCAGTAGCACAATACCGCGGCTCACGTTACGGCCAGAAGGATCGTCATCACGGGCAATCAATGGACGAACACCGGCATACGCACGCAGAATACGCGTTTTCGCCATTCTAGGTGAAAGTTTGGTCCCTTCACGAATCAGAATGTTTACCTCTTCAGGAGTGACAATCATGTTATCTATCCGATCGTAAGGAATACGCGTTGAGGTAGTGCCAATTAATGAAATGGTATCTCCCGGCACCAGAATATCCGCATCAGCAGGCTTGCGGCAGCGGTTGATCACCATATTGTTAATACGGTGTCCCATAATTAATAAGGCACCTTTCGCCGGGAACATCCGCACACGCAAATCAGCATATTCCGCAATATGTTGCCCCCAGATTCCCCCCGCATTCACCACAATCGACGCATAAAGCTCTTTGGTCTCTTTTTTGTAATGATCGAAAACTTTCACGCCGGTCACACGGTCGTTATGGCGGATCAGGCCAATCACTTCATGGTAAGTCAAAACCTGTGCACCGTGCTCCCTCGCATCCAGCATGTTGGCGGCTGTTAAGCGAAAAGGATCAACGGTGCCATCCGGTACACGTACAGCCCCCAACATCATTGGGTTAGCGGAAGGTTCTAGCCTTAAGGCTTCTTTTGGATCCAGCGCCTGAGCATTGATGCCTGCCTGTTGGCAGGCATCAATAAAAGTCGACTGAAACCCAATATCATCTTCTGGCAAGGTTAAAAACAGGCCATCAGTGGGTTCCACACAGTGACGAGCGATGCGCTTCAGGATCATGTTTTCTTCGATACATTCACGGGCAGATTCTGCATCAGTTACCGCATATCGAGCTCCGCTATGCAATAAGCCATGATTACGTCCTGTCGCACCGGTGGCAATATCATGGCGCTCCAGCAAAATAGTTCGCAATCCACGACGAGAACAGTCACGGGCGATACCCGCACCGGTTGCGCCACCACCAATAATGATGACATCCATCTCTGCTGGGGAAAAACCGCTCATCATCAA
Above is a window of Limnobaculum parvum DNA encoding:
- the rsmD gene encoding 16S rRNA (guanine(966)-N(2))-methyltransferase, whose protein sequence is MSKKPQPQKTGQIRIIGGQWRGRKLPVPDSPGLRPTTDRVRETLFNWLAPVLDEARCLDCFAGSGALGFEALSRYAGKTVLLESERSIAQQLQQNLQRLNSDKGQVIHTNALQWLAQAGTPFDVVFLDPPFRRNLLTETFTLLEQQGWLANEAWIYVEAETEHAVSDAPANWHLHREKTAGQVAYRLYVRRAPFLHEPQEMNND
- a CDS encoding DUF1145 family protein produces the protein MIKQLFINLGRLLMLGVWGILLLNLFQPFPSPLKYFMHVAMVFMFFMHGLQLMMLKSTLPKDGPKLTASQEFTIFVFGVFELLAWQQKNDKK
- a CDS encoding DUF2251 domain-containing protein, yielding MTVLVTMQAQLIIGEAQVIESRSPDGTFVTVFEDDGGTGYFYALDESLEGNPIKDAVHIYNASDVSDGHIPSEVKIGWSEDSRKCVLLINGYPHAVFDFDGKQGYCRSGFPPAASGEWSVLGHEWNDCVDDFFR
- the tusA gene encoding sulfurtransferase TusA encodes the protein MTDLFDNPDKTLDALGLRCPEPVMMVRKAVRHMDAGQTLLIVADDPATTRDIPGFCRFMDHELLESSTDELPYRYLIRKVSE
- a CDS encoding 7-cyano-7-deazaguanine/7-aminomethyl-7-deazaguanine transporter: MFNFSPQQRLKALFWLSFFHILIIASSNYLVQLPINIFGFHTTWGAFTFPFIFLTTDLTVRVFGAPLARKIILVVMIPALAISYLLSTLFYDGTWQGYHAIYSFNLVVARIAIASFMAYVLGQILDIYVFNRLRQLKTWWIAPSISAVFGNLSDTIAFFSIAFYKSSNTFMAENWVEIALVDYAFKLIICALFFLPMYGLLLNVLLKRLVQVNTPPQLQHG
- a CDS encoding DcrB-related protein; amino-acid sequence: MQKLVKIVGVCLFAASLMACDGSKDQPAATGSGTSAEQIDEASVLGGKVSFTVPDGLQDQSGKNTSQMTNMAVYADNAAQKMLIIISSSMPDDVLENLMTRMEAQQKMRDADLAIVKKEEVTVDGQKLQRLDTVIRIDGKKNYSSTLLGQIDKQLLTMQLTYPIEQQADAEKAMNQFISSLKIKP
- the glpC gene encoding anaerobic glycerol-3-phosphate dehydrogenase subunit GlpC, which produces MSLTTDNSFENCIKCTACTTYCPVAKVNPDYPGPKQAGPDGERLRLKDPSLFDEALKYCTNCKRCEVACPSDVKIGDIIQRARINYSRPKFKLRDAILSNTDLMGTLSTPFAPIVNATVGLKPVKQLLDSALKIDHRRQLPKYSFGTFRHWYRKQAAEQQKFDEQIAFFHGCFVNYNHPQLGKDLVRVFNAMSIGVQLLKREKCCGVPLIANGFINQAKKQAKVNAESLVDAVIGKGIPVVATSSTCTFTLRDEYPHLLGVDTSPVREQVELATRYLYRLLSEGRALKLKHTPMRIAYHTPCHMEKMGWTAYTLSLLARIPGVELIVLESQCCGIAGTYGFKKENYETSQGIGASLFRQIEESGVDFVVSDCETCKWQIEMSTSKKCEHPITLLAQALAE
- the glpA gene encoding anaerobic glycerol-3-phosphate dehydrogenase subunit A, producing MMSGFSPAEMDVIIIGGGATGAGIARDCSRRGLRTILLERHDIATGATGRNHGLLHSGARYAVTDAESARECIEENMILKRIARHCVEPTDGLFLTLPEDDIGFQSTFIDACQQAGINAQALDPKEALRLEPSANPMMLGAVRVPDGTVDPFRLTAANMLDAREHGAQVLTYHEVIGLIRHNDRVTGVKVFDHYKKETKELYASIVVNAGGIWGQHIAEYADLRVRMFPAKGALLIMGHRINNMVINRCRKPADADILVPGDTISLIGTTSTRIPYDRIDNMIVTPEEVNILIREGTKLSPRMAKTRILRAYAGVRPLIARDDDPSGRNVSRGIVLLDHAVRDGMEGFITITGGKLMTYRLMAEWATDKVCEKLGLSAKCTTAEEALPGSRHSAEETLRKVISLPSTIRGSAVYRHGDRATQLIANGRLDNSLVCECEAVTAGEVRYAVDSLTVNNLIDLRRRTRVGMGTCQGELCACRAAGLLSRFNVSSPQQSLTQLSTFLNERWKGVRPIAWGDALRESEFTNWVYMGLCGLDAPSGVEKNDEI